CCCCGGTTTTAAATTTACTCCTGCCATATAAAGGTGTATAATGAGAAGCAATTTGATTAACAGAAATATTGCATGGAAAAGCTAACTTACCTCCCTTTTGGAGTATGAGATCTTCTACATATTCAGCAGTTTCTAACAGTTTACCCCCTTCTTTAACAGTCTTCAAGGTTTCTTCTTTTACCTCTGAAGCGATCTTACCTGCCTGTAAATAACATTCCATGATATCGGAGTTCATTTCATCTCTTCCAATGCCAGGATAATATTATCAATTAAAGCGCCTTTTCGCAGAATCTTCCTGTTTACCAGATCTACAATGGTTGAAGGTTCACCATACCCACAATCCCCCGAATCAAGTATATAATCAACTTTTAGAAGGATTTCATTTTTTACTTCTTCTAGTTTTGATGGCGCTGTTTTTCCTGAAGTATTTGCGCTTGTTGAGGTAATCGGCCTGCCAACAGATTCGATCAACTGTATAGTATGTGTTTGATCAGGCCAGCGAATGCCGATAAGATCGGTGCCTCCTGTGAGAATATCTGGAACATGTGGTTTCTTTGGTACAATTACAGTTATGGGGCCTGGCAGAAATCTATTAATAAAGTTCTTTGAAGCATTATCC
The nucleotide sequence above comes from Methanosarcinales archaeon. Encoded proteins:
- a CDS encoding threonylcarbamoyl-AMP synthase, encoding MKRIVKGSLLKNDIETASSIIKSGGVVLYPTETVYGLGADAGNIDAVMKISGMKKRDPQQPISIAVSSIHMLNSVAYLDNASKNFINRFLPGPITVIVPKKPHVPDILTGGTDLIGIRWPDQTHTIQLIESVGRPITSTSANTSGKTAPSKLEEVKNEILLKVDYILDSGDCGYGEPSTIVDLVNRKILRKGALIDNIILALEEMK